The Mus musculus strain C57BL/6J chromosome 2, GRCm38.p6 C57BL/6J genome has a window encoding:
- the Nmi gene encoding N-myc-interactor isoform X1 has product MDADKDNIKQACDERSAEMDDMRGEQSMGLVHEIMSENKELDEEIKKLEAELQSDAREFQIKENVPEKKLKLTSVESPKDGCHFSNSSCSFQVSSQILYELQEGQALITFEKEEVAQNVISMGNHVVQMEGTPVKVSAHPVPLNTGVRFQVHVDISKMKINVTGIPDELSEEQTRDKLELSFCKSRNGGGEVESVDYDRKSRSAVITFVETGVVDKILKKKTYPLYMNQKCHSVAVSPCIERCLEKYQVFSAVSKKTVLLTGLEGIPVDEETGEDLLNIHFQRKNNGGGEVEVVKCSLDQSFAAYFKEEARETI; this is encoded by the exons ATGGATGCTGATAAAGACAACATAAAGCAAGCTTGTGATGAGCGCTCAGCAGAGATGGACGATATGAGAGGCGAACAGAGCATG GGATTGGTTCATGAAATTATGAGTGAAAACAAAGAACTAGACGAGGAGATCAAAAAACTTGAAGCTGAATTGCAGTCGGATGCCAGAGAATTCCAA ATTAAAGAGAATGTACCAGAAAAAAAGCTTAAATTGACCTCAGTGGAGAGTCCTAAGGATGGCTGCCATTTCTCAAATAGCTCCTGTTCCTTTCAAGTGAGCTCACAAATTCTCTATGAGCTGCAGGAAGGCCAAGCGCTCATCACCTttgagaaggaagaag TCGCACAAAATGTGATATCGATGGGGAATCATGTCGTGCAGATGGAAGGCACCCCAGTGAAGGTCTCTGCACACCCAGTCCCACTAAACACAGGCGTCAGATTCCAG GTTCATGTGGACATTTCTAAAATGAAGATCAATGTTACGGGAATTCCCGATGAGCTGTCTGAGGAGCAGACAAGGGACAAACTGGAGCTGAGCTTCTGTAAGTCCAGGAATGGCGGCGGCGAAGTGGAAAGCGTGGATTATGACAGGAAGTCCAGAAGCGCTGTCATCACTTTTGTGGAAACTGGCG TTGTTGACaagattttgaaaaagaaaacctatCCTCTCTACATGAATCAGAAGTGCCATAGCGTTGCTGTTTCTCCATGTATAGAACGATGCTTAGAAAAGTACCAG gtGTTTTCAGCTGTGTCCAAAAAGACAGTGCTTCTGACCGGATTAGAAGGCATTCCTGTAGATGAGGAGACTGGGGAGGACTTACTCAACATCCACTTCCAACGGAAGAATAACGGAGGGGGAGAAGTGGAGGTGGTCAAGTGTTCTCTAGACCAGTCCTTCGCAGCGTATTTTAAAGAAGAGGCCAGAGAAACCATATGA
- the Nmi gene encoding N-myc-interactor isoform X2 has product MDADKDNIKQACDERSAEMDDMRGEQSMGLVHEIMSENKELDEEIKKLEAELQSDAREFQIKENVPEKKLKLTSVESPKDGCHFSNSSCSFQVSSQILYELQEGQALITFEKEEVAQNVISMGNHVVQMEGTPVKVSAHPVPLNTGVRFQVHVDISKMKINVTGIPDELSEEQTRDKLELSFCKSRNGGGEVESVDYDRKSRSAVITFVETGGVFSCVQKDSASDRIRRHSCR; this is encoded by the exons ATGGATGCTGATAAAGACAACATAAAGCAAGCTTGTGATGAGCGCTCAGCAGAGATGGACGATATGAGAGGCGAACAGAGCATG GGATTGGTTCATGAAATTATGAGTGAAAACAAAGAACTAGACGAGGAGATCAAAAAACTTGAAGCTGAATTGCAGTCGGATGCCAGAGAATTCCAA ATTAAAGAGAATGTACCAGAAAAAAAGCTTAAATTGACCTCAGTGGAGAGTCCTAAGGATGGCTGCCATTTCTCAAATAGCTCCTGTTCCTTTCAAGTGAGCTCACAAATTCTCTATGAGCTGCAGGAAGGCCAAGCGCTCATCACCTttgagaaggaagaag TCGCACAAAATGTGATATCGATGGGGAATCATGTCGTGCAGATGGAAGGCACCCCAGTGAAGGTCTCTGCACACCCAGTCCCACTAAACACAGGCGTCAGATTCCAG GTTCATGTGGACATTTCTAAAATGAAGATCAATGTTACGGGAATTCCCGATGAGCTGTCTGAGGAGCAGACAAGGGACAAACTGGAGCTGAGCTTCTGTAAGTCCAGGAATGGCGGCGGCGAAGTGGAAAGCGTGGATTATGACAGGAAGTCCAGAAGCGCTGTCATCACTTTTGTGGAAACTGGCG gtGTTTTCAGCTGTGTCCAAAAAGACAGTGCTTCTGACCGGATTAGAAGGCATTCCTGTAGATGA